The following is a genomic window from Vibrio cyclitrophicus.
TCGGCGCTAAAATACAGTTGGACGTTTTGGTAATTGGCACATTAGCATGTGGTAAAGTGAAGCCCATCATAGGGCCGCCCAAAATCAATCGCGGCAGCTTTTTATCCGCTTTGTAGCCAAACTCTTCCAGTAACTCGTGTACTGGTGTACCTAATAGTGCCCATACGTTGCGAGGTTGCTTAAAGGTCTTCCCTGTTAAAGTCACAACACGGTTGATAACGGGCTCGCCGTCAACCACTGCTCTTTTAATAGAGTAGAGAGAACCGACGTTTTGAACCAAAACACCAATATCTGCAGGTATACCACCAGCTGGAACCTCTTTATTGGTGAGGATCTTGATGAGCTGTTTCTCACCACCCGAAGGGTATTTAGTTGGGATAACTCGAATGACGATGTCTTTGTTTTTCGCTGCAACCTCAAGTGCTTTTATTGCATCAGGTTTGTTGTCTTCAATACCGATAACGGTCAGCTTTGGTCGAAGGATATGTTCAACCACTTCAATGCCTTTTAAAACTTCGTTGGCATGCTCTTGAAGCAACTTGTCATCTGAGGTGATGTAAGGTTCACACTCAGCAGCGTTGACGATCAAAATGTCGGTACGACCTAAACCTGATTGAAGCTTCTTAGCCGTAGGGAAGCCCGCGCCGCCCATGCCTGAAATACCGGCTTGGCGAATCACATCCAGCAGTTCGTCAGAGGTTTTTTTAGAAAAGTCTTCAACTGGATTTTTTTCAATCCAAGTGTCTAAGCCATCAGGTTTAATAACCACGCACATTTCGCTCAGACCTGAAGGGTGAGCGGTGGTTCTTGGTTCAATAGCGGTAATCACACCCGAAGTTGGTGCATGTACTGGCAAAGTAAAACCCGTATCTAAGGCCGTCAGTTGTTGACCTTTTAGTACGGTGTCACCAACAGCAACCAATAGGTTACCGGGCTTACCGATGTGCTGTTTCACTGGAAGAACGATTTCTTCAGGAAGCCTTGCATGGGTGATATCGGTAGTATTTGACTGTTTTTTGTTTTCAGCAGGATGCACGCCGCCCGGGAAATCCCAAATAGAGCCCGTGCGAATTTGTTCAATTAAAGAGATCATACCAACTAACCCTATGCTTTTGGCTCTGATGCAGTCGCATCAGTGGCTTGGTTAGTGATATCAGTAACAGGAATGATGTTCATCTGCCATTTCCAATTTTCAGTCGTTGTTGCCACTGGAATCATTTCGATACAGTCAGTAGGGCACGGTGCGACACATAGATCACAACCTGTACATTCATCTTTAATTACTGTGTGTAGTGCCTTGGTACCACCAACAATGGCGTCAACAGGGCAGGCTTGAATACACTTAGTACAGCCGATACACATATCTTCATGAATGAAGGCAACGGTTTTTACTTTGTTATCTAAATCATGAGCGGAGTCTTCAACTTCTACGCCCATTAAGTCTGCTAGCTTCTCAATAGTTGCTTGGCCGCCCGGAGGACATTTGTTGATCTTGTCTCCGTTAGCGATCGCCTCTGCGTATGGGCGACAACCTGGGTAGCCACATTGACCACATTGAGTTTGCGGTAAGATGGTATCGATTTGATCGACGATAGGATCGGCTTCAACTTTAAAGCGGATAGAAGCAAAGCCCAAAATAGCGCCAAAAACAGCGGCTAAAACGGCTAGCGCAATGATCGCAATTAAAATGGTACTCATGCTTATTTCACCAACCCAGTAAAGCCCATAAATGCCAGAGACATTAAGCCTGCTGTGATCATCGCAATCGATGCGCCTTTGAAGGGCATTGGAACATCAGCAACCGCAATACGTTCACGCATCGCAGCAAATAGGATCAATACAAGAGAGAAACCCACCGCAGCGCCAAAACCATAGATGATCGACTGAATGAAGTTGTGGTTTTCATTGATGTTCAAAAGTGCCACACCTAATACCGCACAGTTGGTGGTGATAAGAGGCAGGAAGATACCCAATAGGCGATAAAGAGTCGGGCTGGTTTTGTGAACGACCATTTCCGTAAATTGAACGACCACCGCGATAACCAAAATGAAGCTCATGGTACGCAGGTATTCAATACCCAGAGGGGTAAGGATGTAGGTTTCTACTAGGTATGCAGATACCGACGCTAACGTCAGAACGAAAGTCGTCGCGAGGCCCATGCCAATCGCAGTCTCCAGTTTCTTGGAGACTCCCATGAAAGGACATAGCCCTAAAAACTTCACTAGCACAAAGTTATTGACCAGCACTGTGCCAACCAACAACAAAAGGTATTCGGTCATAATGGATTAATTCTTGAGATTCCGATCCCGATATTATCCTGCTTTGCTCGCCTAATAACAACCAAGGATCACTAGGGATTTAGATGCTTGGTGAAAAAATAACCAGGTAATCGTTTAATTAAGATGGGTCAGGTTAAGTATAGGTGGGTATTTGATCGTAATAAAAAATAAGATTAACTCAATGATAACTCATCTAATCAATCCTATTTTTTGTAAACAGTATTGAGGGGCAAAATTACGTAGTCTTCAAAAGTTTGAGTTTTCTCAATTAATATTTCGGACAGAGGCTCTACGCACCAAAATTGGCATAAATAATTTGTGCTCCGGATGCTCTTTAGGTTCGTCACTTGCGAGTTGAAGAGAGAGCTTAACTGCTTGGTTTGCCATAACTTGGATTGGATAGCGAATAGTGGTTAATCGAGGATAGATGAAACGTGCAATGTGGCCGTCGTCAAACCCAATAACTGACATATCTTCTGGAATATGAACCCCATTTTCTTGTAATAGTGCCAAACAGCCTGCCGCCATATAGTCGTTATACGTTGCAATGGCAGTTATATCAGTGTTTTTTGCCATCAAGTTAACCATGGCTTGCTCGCCGCCGAGCTCATCAGGTTCTCCATACTCGATGTATTCATCGTTCGATTCAATGCCGTATTCTTTGAGCGCGTCTAAGTAGCCACCTAAACGGTCATGAGCATCTTCAATATTGTGACTCGAGCAAATGTAGCCGATGTGTTTGTGGCCATTTTTAATCAAGTGTTCGGTTGCAATGTAAGAGCCTCGGCGATTATCGAGTGCAATACAGCGGTTTTCGATATCGGGCACAATACGATTGATCAACACCATTCCGGGTACTTCGTTTGCCAGTTTTACTAATTCTTCATCATTAATGCCTTTACTATGAACAACGAGTGATTCGCAGCGGCTGTTAATCAGTAGATTAATGGCATTACGCTCTTTGGTGGCGTCATGATAGCCACTGCCAATCAATAACTGTTTTTCTTGCTCGCTTGCCACGGTATCAATGGCTTTGATCATCGAGCCAAAGAACGGAGCAGAGACATCATTAACTAGTACACCAATCGCATTTGAAGATTTGCTGACTAATGCTCGGGCGTTGGCATTTGGGCGATAGCCGAGTTTTTCCATAGCGGCTTTTACTGCTGCAATCGCGGTTTCACTTGTGTGAGGTGCATTGTTGATTACTCGAGAGGTGGTCGCGATTGATACGCCTGCTTCCTTCGCAACATCTTTGATGGTAGCCATTCCGCTCTCTTATTCTAAATATAATGCTGTGTGCTGATGGTTGGACATTTAACAACGGATAGTTAGGCAATTCAAATGCTAAACATCAAATATGACGAGGTTTAATGGTTTATTTCTGATTGACTTATTCGTTTGAAAATAAAAAGCCAAGCTCTAGTCAAGAGCTCGGCTTTGGAATCACATTGGCGTGTGAATCAAGCTAGTCAGAGCATCGCAAAACCAAGCGGCTTAAGGTCGAGCCGTTGACTTTAATTTTACTTATGATGTGCTTGTTAGCGTAACCTGATAACGATATTGATTGTCGGTGAGTTGAAACTCTTGGTGAACACTTGGGCTCCAAGAATCATCACCACCAACGCCCATATGTTGGTGATCAACGCGTACATAGATTTTATCTTCACGAGTCAGGTTATTGATATGCTTAGCATCCGTTAATTGTTGCTGGCTGTACTGACTCACACTGAATGAAAAATCGCCTTCGATCCCGATACTTCCCACATTCAAGTTTTTGGTTCCACAACGTAACCCGCTATCGGTTGGGAATATATACGGCGTGTGCATCTGATCCAGTGTTTGTTTGTGTAAACCGAATCGCGCAGCGGCTAAGCGGTCAGGGTAGTTTTCAAACGGCCCTAAACCTTGCCATGAAATCGGTGTTTTATTCGCGGTTTCGATTGGTAAAGGCAGCTCCATTTCAAGACCAATACGCGGCATCGGTGGTAAGTGATCGGCTAAGGTGACATCAACCGCGATATTCATTTCACCTAGGTTATTTAAGGTGTATTGCCATTTTGTAATCGCTTGGATTTGGCCATTAAATTGGTAGGCGAATACTGACGCCACTTGTACTGAATCTGCGAGTGCTTGCACGATACAACTTGTACACTGACGTTCCCATTGACCAATACCTGCAAGTTCCCATCGACAAGCCCATGCGTTCGGGTCGATGTTGTCTATTTCACTGATGCCAATGTCGTTATCTAGTGGCGCACGATAGAAATTATCTTCTGGTGCTTTGAGTACCTGAGGTTGTCCATCGACAATCCAATTCGTAAGTAATCCGCTTTGTGTATCCCATTGCCATTGATGTGTTTCATCTAGGCTAGACACCATCACGTGAGTGTCGTTTTGTTTTACTTGAGGTGCGAGGGCGTTCTTCGGCTCAGGAATTTGTAATCCAGCTTGGTTACGCAAGGCAAACTGTTCCGTTGCACAAACATGGCCTTCTTTCGCCCATTGGGTTGAATGAGTCAGAGTGATATCTGTGTCGAGATGATATTGAGCCTCTGTTTTTGGTACGAACATCATATCTATTTCAAGAGCTTGCGAGCTGTCTGCCGCAATTGCTAAAATTTGTTTGCCCGATTGAATCGCGATGCCGTTTTCGAGCAATTGCCAGTTCAGTGTTTCATTATCAGTCGCACGGAATAGGTTTTCATTGGTCACCGTTAGGCGGACTTGGTTTTCAGTTTGCTCATCCAATGTCACGCTGATCATTCTTTGGCAGTACTTCGCTTCTTCCAAGGTTGGATGTATGCTGCGATCTGGGAAGATCAAACCATTGATGCAGAATTGACGGTCGTTGATCGTGTCACCGAAGTCGCCACCGTATGCCCAGAAGTGTTCACCGTTTTCATCCCATTGGCTTAGGCCTTGGTCAACCCAATCCCAGATGAAGCCGCCTTGCAGGCGAGGGTAGTCTCTGAATGCATCCCAGTAATCGTTAAAGCTACCTAAGCTGTTACCCATTGCGTGCGCGTATTCGCAAAGGATCAGCGGGCGTTGCTCATTAGGTAAAGAAACCCATTTTTTGATAGACCACTTCGGAACCGCATCGTCTTCGATAGTGCTGTTAACACGTGCGTACATTGGAGCAATGATGTCAGTTGCTGTGGTGTTCGAACCGCCGCCTTCGTACTGTATAGGGCGAGAAGGGTCGTACTGTTTCGACCAAGCATACATCGCATTGTGGCTGCTGCCGTGCCCTGACTCGTTGCCCAAAGACCAAATGATAATTGAAGCGTGGTTTTTATCACGCATCACCATTTGTGTGTATCGACTCATATAAGCGTGTGCCCATTGCGGGTCGGCAGACAAGCGGTTCATAGGCTGCATGCCGTGTGTCTCGATGTTTGCTTCATCACACACATATAAACCGTATTCATCACACAGTTCATACCATCTAGGGTGGTTAGGATAGTGAGCTGTGCGTACAGCGTTGAAGTTGTACTGCTTCATTAGACAGATATCACGGATCATATCTTCTTCCGTCATCACATGCCCCAACTCTGGGTGATGCTCATGACGGTTTACGCCGCGAATCAATAGCGGTTTGCCGTTTAGCTTTAGCTGACCGTCGGTCATTTCTATTTTTCGGAAACCAACTTGATAAGCTTCACTTTCTAGGTGTTTACCTTGTTCATCAAGCAATGAAACGACAATTCGATAGAGATTAGGAACTTCTGCGCTCCACTTCTTTGGCTCTCGGACATGAAGAGTTTGGAATACCACATCATTGTATGTCCCACGCTCATCAATGCGGCGATTGTGTGGGCGATCGATAATCGGTTCGGTCACCGCGTGGTTGCCTTCAAACAATTGAACCTGAACTTGGAAGATGTCTGGTGCAGTAATTTTTGTCACGATAGATAGCGAACCATCGCGGTAGCACGAGTCTAAGTCTGGTGTAACGAACACATCTTCAATGCACTGCTTTGGTTTTGCTAGCAAGGTTACATCACGGAAAATACCGCTTAGCCACCACATATCTTGGTCTTCAAGATAACTACCATCACACCAACGCATCACCATTACTGAAAGTGTGTTTTCGCCAACTGTTAGGTACTGAGTTAGGTCAAACTCGGCAGGCAAGCGGCTATCTTGGCTGTAGCCAACCCAGTCACCGTTACACCAAAGATGAAAAGCAGAATTTACACCATCAAAGATAATACGTTGTGTGTTCTCTAAATCTTGTTCCGTTAATGTAACTTGAGTACGGTAACAACCGGTTGGGTTGTCTGCTGGAACGAACGGTGGATTGACTTCAAATGGGTATTTTACGTTAGCGTAAATCGGCTTATCGTAGCCTTGAAGTTGCCAGTTAGCAGGAACAGTTATTTCGTCCCATTGTGAGTCATCAAAACTTGTTTCGATGAACTCACCGTTAACGTTTTCCGGTGTGTCAAAGTATTTGAACTTCCATTGTCCATTAAGAGATTTACGTCGTGATTCAATGCCGTCTCGGGCGTGTTCGAGATTGCGGTAGCTTGATAATGGGCTGTGCGCATTTAGGCAGTGGATATTCACAGACTGCGGGTTTTCCCAATCGCGTCTTTGGATGATGTTTGAAAATGCCTTCATGGTATTCCTACTCTTAAAGTGTTCAATATTGGTAATAATTCTATTAAGTCATCAGTTTTTTAAACCGTGATGACCGTTATCAAATAGTTGGTTCTACGTATTGTTCTGTTGGCTTATTCAGCTAGCTGTTTTAATAAATAACCTTTTGCTTCGGGCATGCCCTGTTCGGCCGCTTGATTAGCAATAAATGCGGCTTGTTTGATGTCATTGTTGTTTAGGGCTTGGTCGATGTCCTTTTGGATATTCAGCCATTGCGCCTTTTGATTGGTTTCAACTGCCTGAGTTGATGGTTGAGAAACTTGCTTTGAACCTAAGGTATCGGGCTCATTGTTGGATGAAACGCCAAGCTCAGCCAATAGAGTCAAAACGGCGTTGTTTGTTGATTTGCTCGCCGTGACATCAATGACACCTACGCTG
Proteins encoded in this region:
- the rsxB gene encoding electron transport complex subunit RsxB; the protein is MSTILIAIIALAVLAAVFGAILGFASIRFKVEADPIVDQIDTILPQTQCGQCGYPGCRPYAEAIANGDKINKCPPGGQATIEKLADLMGVEVEDSAHDLDNKVKTVAFIHEDMCIGCTKCIQACPVDAIVGGTKALHTVIKDECTGCDLCVAPCPTDCIEMIPVATTTENWKWQMNIIPVTDITNQATDATASEPKA
- the rsxA gene encoding electron transport complex subunit RsxA; the protein is MTEYLLLLVGTVLVNNFVLVKFLGLCPFMGVSKKLETAIGMGLATTFVLTLASVSAYLVETYILTPLGIEYLRTMSFILVIAVVVQFTEMVVHKTSPTLYRLLGIFLPLITTNCAVLGVALLNINENHNFIQSIIYGFGAAVGFSLVLILFAAMRERIAVADVPMPFKGASIAMITAGLMSLAFMGFTGLVK
- a CDS encoding substrate-binding domain-containing protein, giving the protein MATIKDVAKEAGVSIATTSRVINNAPHTSETAIAAVKAAMEKLGYRPNANARALVSKSSNAIGVLVNDVSAPFFGSMIKAIDTVASEQEKQLLIGSGYHDATKERNAINLLINSRCESLVVHSKGINDEELVKLANEVPGMVLINRIVPDIENRCIALDNRRGSYIATEHLIKNGHKHIGYICSSHNIEDAHDRLGGYLDALKEYGIESNDEYIEYGEPDELGGEQAMVNLMAKNTDITAIATYNDYMAAGCLALLQENGVHIPEDMSVIGFDDGHIARFIYPRLTTIRYPIQVMANQAVKLSLQLASDEPKEHPEHKLFMPILVRRASVRNIN
- a CDS encoding beta-galactosidase → MKAFSNIIQRRDWENPQSVNIHCLNAHSPLSSYRNLEHARDGIESRRKSLNGQWKFKYFDTPENVNGEFIETSFDDSQWDEITVPANWQLQGYDKPIYANVKYPFEVNPPFVPADNPTGCYRTQVTLTEQDLENTQRIIFDGVNSAFHLWCNGDWVGYSQDSRLPAEFDLTQYLTVGENTLSVMVMRWCDGSYLEDQDMWWLSGIFRDVTLLAKPKQCIEDVFVTPDLDSCYRDGSLSIVTKITAPDIFQVQVQLFEGNHAVTEPIIDRPHNRRIDERGTYNDVVFQTLHVREPKKWSAEVPNLYRIVVSLLDEQGKHLESEAYQVGFRKIEMTDGQLKLNGKPLLIRGVNRHEHHPELGHVMTEEDMIRDICLMKQYNFNAVRTAHYPNHPRWYELCDEYGLYVCDEANIETHGMQPMNRLSADPQWAHAYMSRYTQMVMRDKNHASIIIWSLGNESGHGSSHNAMYAWSKQYDPSRPIQYEGGGSNTTATDIIAPMYARVNSTIEDDAVPKWSIKKWVSLPNEQRPLILCEYAHAMGNSLGSFNDYWDAFRDYPRLQGGFIWDWVDQGLSQWDENGEHFWAYGGDFGDTINDRQFCINGLIFPDRSIHPTLEEAKYCQRMISVTLDEQTENQVRLTVTNENLFRATDNETLNWQLLENGIAIQSGKQILAIAADSSQALEIDMMFVPKTEAQYHLDTDITLTHSTQWAKEGHVCATEQFALRNQAGLQIPEPKNALAPQVKQNDTHVMVSSLDETHQWQWDTQSGLLTNWIVDGQPQVLKAPEDNFYRAPLDNDIGISEIDNIDPNAWACRWELAGIGQWERQCTSCIVQALADSVQVASVFAYQFNGQIQAITKWQYTLNNLGEMNIAVDVTLADHLPPMPRIGLEMELPLPIETANKTPISWQGLGPFENYPDRLAAARFGLHKQTLDQMHTPYIFPTDSGLRCGTKNLNVGSIGIEGDFSFSVSQYSQQQLTDAKHINNLTREDKIYVRVDHQHMGVGGDDSWSPSVHQEFQLTDNQYRYQVTLTSTS